A genomic segment from Phragmites australis chromosome 6, lpPhrAust1.1, whole genome shotgun sequence encodes:
- the LOC133921929 gene encoding probable protein kinase At2g41970 yields the protein MSCCGGAEEDSYGPPANQAAPPPNVNAPGNRGGPRGPGVPRTGGPAKPVNIDVPAIPFDELKRITNSFSDRALIGEGSYGRVYNATLSDGRAAVIKKLDPSASQDSDADFAAQIAMVSKLKNEYFLELVGYCLEDGNRMLAYQFATMGSLHNILHGKKGVQGAEPGPVLNWAQRVKIASGAARGLEYLHEKVQPSIVHRDIRSSNVLIFDDFNSKIADFNLTNQGTDTAARLHSTRVLGTFGYHAPEYAMTGQINQKSDVYSFGVILLELLTGRKPVDHTMPKGQQSLVTWATPRLSEDKVKQCVDPKLNSDYPPKAVAKLAAVAALCVQYEADFRPNMTIVVKAIQPLLNSKPAGPVEAQS from the exons ATGTCTTGCTGCGGAGGCGCCGAGGAGGACAGCTATGGCCCGCCGGCCAACCAGGCGGCTCCGCCACCCAATGTCAACGCTCCCG GCAACAGAGGAGGTCCGAGGGGGCCTGGCGTGCCGAGAACCGGGGGCCCGGCCAAGCCCGTCAACATCGACGTGCCCGCGATACCGTTCGACGAGCTCAAGCGGATCACCAACAGCTTCAGCGACCGCGCCCTCATCGGCGAGGGCTCCTACGGCCGCGTCTACAACGCCACGCTCAGCGACGGGCGCGCCGCCGTCATCAAGAAGCTCGACCCCAGCGCCTCGCAGGACTCCGACGCCGATTTCGCCGCGCAG ATAGCGATGGTCTCCAAGCTAAAGAACGAGTATTTCCTCGAGCTCGTGGGCTATTGCTTGGAGGACGGCAACCGCATGCTGGCCTATCAGTTTGCAACAATGGGTTCTTTGCACAACATACTACACG GGAAGAAAGGTGTTCAGGGTGCCGAACCCGGCCCGGTCCTGAACTGGGCTCAGCGCGTGAAGATAGCTTCTGGAGCGGCGAGAGGGCTAGAGTACCTTCATGAGAAAGTCCAGCCGTCAATTGTTCATCGAGATATCCGGTCCAGCAATGTTCTTATATTCGACGATTTCAATTCAAAGATTGCTGATTTCAACCTGACGAACCAGGGGACCGACACCGCTGCCCGGTTACACTCGACTCGTGTGCTAGGAACTTTTGGGTACCATGCTCCAGA ATACGCAATGACAGGACAAATAAACCAAAAGAGTGATGTCTACAGCTTTGGTGTGATTCTCTTAGAGCTACTGACTGGGAGGAAACCGGTCGACCACACCATGCCGAAAGGGCAGCAAAGTCTTGTCACTTGG GCCACTCCAAGGTTAAGTGAAGATAAAGTCAAGCAGTGTGTTGATCCAAAACTCAACAGTGACTACCCTCCAAAGGCTGTTGCAAAG CTGGCAGCAGTCGCAGCGTTGTGCGTTCAGTACGAAGCCGATTTCCGACCCAACATGACCATAGTCGTGAAGGCGATCCAGCCTCTTCTAAATTCGAAACCAGCCGGGCCAGTAGAAGCGCAATCCTGA
- the LOC133921927 gene encoding pentatricopeptide repeat-containing protein At1g09900-like, with protein sequence MAAAPPSSMSPAVLSLPSSHPYPSLPSPPNLPTPRPHHIHLVPRIAASLAPHRASASTTNRLRGLVLRGALDEALRLVNSLAGLAAPAGPCAALIKKLCASGRTGDARHVLGACEPDVMAYNTMVAGYCGAGQLDAARRLVAGMPVEPDAYTYNTLIRGLCGRGRAGNALAVLDDMLRRGCVPDVVTYTILLEATCKRSGYRQAMKLLDEMRAKGCAPDIVTYNVVVNGICQESRVDDAIQFLKNLPSYGCEPNTVSYNIVLKGLFTAERWEDAEEIMAEMAQKGCPPNVVTFNMLISFLCRRGLVEPAMEVLEQIPKYGCTPNSLSYNPLLHAFCKQKKIDKAMAFVELMVSRGCYPDIVSYNTLLTALCRNGEVDVAIELLHQLKDKGCAPVLISYNTVIDGLTKAGMTKEALELLNEMIGKGLQPDIITYSTIASGLCREDRIEEAIKTFCKVQDMGIRPNAVLYNAILLGLCKRRETHNAIDLFNYMISNGCMPNESTYTILIEGLAYEGLIKEARELLGELCSRGVANKKLMKKGAVKMLDGATDT encoded by the coding sequence atggccgccgcgccgccgtccTCCATGTCCCCCGCCGTCCTCTCCTTGCCCTCCTCCCACCCCTACCCTTCCCTCCCCTCGCCGCCCAATCTCCCAACCCCCAGGCCCCACCACATCCACCTCGTCCCCCGCATCGCCGCGTCCCTCGCCCCCCACCGCGCCTCCGCCTCTACCACCAACCGCCTCCGCGGCCTCGTCCTCCGCGGGGCCCTCGACGAGGCCCTCCGCCTCGTCAACTCCCTCGCGGGGCTCGCGGCGCCTGCGGGTCCCTGCGCCGCGCTCATCAAGAAGCTCTGCGCGTCGGGCCGCACCGGGGACGCTCGCCACGTGCTGGGCGCGTGCGAGCCCGACGTCATGGCCTACAACACCATGGTCGCCGGGTACTGCGGCGCGGGCCAGCTCGACGCCGCGCGCAGGCTCGTGGCGGGCATGCCAGTGGAGCCCGACGCGTACACCTACAACACGCTCATCCGCGGCCTCTGCGGCCGCGGGCGGGCCGGAAACGCCCTCGCGGTGCTCGACGACATGCTCCGCCGCGGGTGCGTGCCAGACGTCGTCACCTACACCATCCTGCTCGAGGCCACCTGCAAGAGGAGCGGCTACAGGCAGGCCATGAAGCTCCTCGACGAGATGCGCGCCAAGGGGTGCGCCCCGGACATCGTCACCTACAACGTCGTCGTCAACGGTATTTGCCAGGAAAGCCGGGTCGACGACGCCATCCAGTTCTTGAAGAACTTACCGTCGTATGGGTGCGAGCCAAACACTGTGAGCTACAATATTGTGCTCAAGGGCTTGTTTACTGCAGAACGGTGGGAAGACGCCGAGGAGATCATGGCTGAGATGGCCCAGAAGGGTTGCCCTCCTAATGTGGTAACGTTTAATATGCTCATCAGTTTCTTATGCCGTAGAGGATTGGTTGAGCCCGCTATGGAAGTTCTTGAGCAGATCCCCAAGTACGGATGCACGCCTAATTCGTTAAGTTACAACCCGCTTCTTCATGCATTCTGCAAGCAAAAGAAGATTGATAAGGCAATGGCGTTTGTGGAACTAATGGTGTCTAGGGGCTGTTACCCGGACATCGTTTCATACAACACTCTGCTTACTGCACTCTGCCGCAATGGTGAAGTTGATGTTGCTATTGAATTGCTTCATCAACTCAAGGACAAAGGCTGCGCTCCGGTCTTGATTAGCTACAACACGGTCATCGATGGCCTTACTAAGGCTGGCATGACAAAGGAAGCACTAGAGCTGCTTAATGAGATGATCGGCAAAGGGCTCCAACCAGATATAATTACTTACTCAACAATAGCTTCTGGTCTCTGTAGAGAAGACAGAATTGAAGAGGCGATTAAAACATTTTGTAAAGTGCAAGATATGGGCATAAGGCCCAATGCGGTGCTGTACAATGCTATTCTTCTTGGACTCTGCAAAAGGCGTGAAACACACAATGCTATTGACCTGTTTAATTACATGATATCGAATGGCTGCATGCCAAATGAATCAACTTACACTATACTGATTGAAGGCTTGGCTTACGAAGGCTTGATAAAGGAGGCACGGGAATTGCTGGGTGAATTGTGTTCTAGAGGAGTCGCAAATAAGaaattgatgaagaagggaGCTGTTAAGATGCTAGATGGAGCTACAGACACTTAG